A genomic window from Triticum urartu cultivar G1812 chromosome 7, Tu2.1, whole genome shotgun sequence includes:
- the LOC125518151 gene encoding G-type lectin S-receptor-like serine/threonine-protein kinase LECRK4 codes for MALYYLTRNRDSQRLLSSSVRSFSCKELYQATNGFKKLLGKGSFGEVYKGMIRSPQPHLIAVKKLIDSNEYSEQEFTNEVQSIGSLRGFLFNPERRPPWSWRAEAALAIARGLEYLHDGYIAPIIHCDIKPDNILLDDYGIPKITDFGISKLLGSQQVHTTVTHVRGTRGYIAPEWLRGDARVDTKADVYSFGVVLLEMICCRRCQEPVTPVMPEGQGMEIDETVTLFGWAAQLVVARRTELMLHGDADVNTAEDMERVERFTRVALWCIEPNPLLRPTIHQVVQILETNDGVKVQALPDPPDCYMESSPLITQLRME; via the exons ACGGTTGTTGAGCTCGAGCGTGAGATCGTTTAGTTGCAAGGAGCTTTACCAAGCCACCAATGGCTTCAAGAAACTGCTGGGCAAAGGGAGTTTTGGGGAGGTCTACAAAGGAATGATAAGATCGCCGCAGCCGCATCTCATTGCAGTGAAGAAGCTCATCGACTCGAACGAGTACAGTGAGCAGGAGTTCACCAATGAGGTGCAGTCGATCG GGTCTCTCCGTGGCTTCCTCTTCAACCCTGAGAGGCGACCACCTTGGAGCTGGCGCGCTGAGGCAGCCCTCGCCATTGCTCGGGGACTTGAGTACCTCCACGACGGCTACATTGCCCCTATCATCCACTGCGACATCAAGCCTGACAATATCCTTTTGGACGATTATGGAATCCCCAAGATCACCGACTTTGGGATCTCCAAATTGTTGGGGAGCCAGCAGGTGCACACCACAGTGACCCATGTTAGAGGTACCAGAGGGTACATCGCACCTGAGTGGCTCCGCGGCGATGCACGCGTTGACACCAAGGCAGATGTGTACAGTTTCGGTGTCGTCCTACTGGAGATGATTTGTTGTAGGAGGTGTCAGGAGCCGGTGACTCCTGTCATGCCAGAAGGGCAGGGCATGGAGATCGATGAAACGGTCACGTTGTTCGGTTGGGCGGCCCAACTGGTTGTCGCACGAAGGACAGAGCTAATGCTACATGGTGATGCAGATGTCAACACCGCCGAGGACATGGAGAGGGTGGAGCGGTTTACCCGTGTGGCGCTCTGGTGCATCGAGCCAAACCCGCTGCTGCGGCCAACCATCCACCAAGTGGTGCAGATACTGGAGACCAATGATGGGGTGAAGGTTCAGGCACTACCCGACCCTCCAGACTGTTACATGGAATCCTCGCCTTTAATTACTCAGCTCAGGATGGAATGA